One segment of Brassica napus cultivar Da-Ae chromosome C3, Da-Ae, whole genome shotgun sequence DNA contains the following:
- the LOC106347209 gene encoding chloride conductance regulatory protein ICln-like isoform X1, whose amino-acid sequence MVVGLREFAHRTGNGSGTPVLDESNGEELMRVQPSVAVALGNGSLESPGTLYITSRKLIWLSDVDMAKGYAVDFLSISLHAVSRDPEAYSSPCIYTQIEVEDDEDEEDESDTQSTGALDLSKIREMRLVPSDSTHLDTLFDVFCECAELNPEPIEQEEEEEEGEHNWVFSADQMVVGGGAEEDGEWPISQSPTSVIGLSIGDEGGLAQPMLELQINDQRFDDAEEMVHESETKDH is encoded by the exons ATGGTGGTTGGTCTAAGAGAGTTCGCGCACAGAACCGGAAACGGCTCCGGAACACCGGTTCTGGACGAATCTAACGGTGAGGAACTTATGCGCGTGCAGCCCTCCGTGGCCGTCGCTCTCGGGAATGGATCCCTCGAGTCTCCCGGAACTCTCTACATCACTTCCAG gAAATTGATTTGGCTGAGTGACGTAGACATGGCGAAAGGTTACGCCGTCGATTTCTTATCGATATCGCTTCACGCAGTGTCTAGAGATCCAGAGGCTTATTCATCTCCTTGTATATATACTCAG ATTGaagttgaagatgatgaggatgaagaagatgagtCTGATACTCAATCCACCGGAGCTTTGGACTTGTCTAAGATCAGAGAGATGAGGCTTGTTCCTTCTGACTCTACCCATT TGGATACTCTGTTTGATGTGTTCTGTGAATGTGCTGAGCTCAATCCAGAACCAATTGAAC aagaagaagaagaagaagaaggcgaaCATAACTGGGTGTTTAGTGCTGATCAGATGGTTGTTGGTGGAGGGG CGGAAGAAGACGGCGAATGGCCAATATCTCAGAGCCCGACTAGTGTAATTGGTCTCTCCATTGGAGATGAAGGGGGTCTTGCTCAGCCTATGCTCGAG CTCCAGATCAATGATCAGAGGTTTGATGATGCTGAAGAGATGGTTCATGAAAGTGAGACCAAAGATCACTAA
- the LOC106347209 gene encoding chloride conductance regulatory protein ICln-like isoform X3 codes for MVVGLREFAHRTGNGSGTPVLDESNGEELMRVQPSVAVALGNGSLESPGTLYITSRKLIWLSDVDMAKGYAVDFLSISLHAVSRDPEAYSSPCIYTQIEVEDDEDEEDESDTQSTGALDLSKIREMRLVPSDSTHLDTLFDVFCECAELNPEPIEQEEEEGEHNWVFSADQMVVGGGAEEDGEWPISQSPTSVIGLSIGDEGGLAQPMLELQINDQRFDDAEEMVHESETKDH; via the exons ATGGTGGTTGGTCTAAGAGAGTTCGCGCACAGAACCGGAAACGGCTCCGGAACACCGGTTCTGGACGAATCTAACGGTGAGGAACTTATGCGCGTGCAGCCCTCCGTGGCCGTCGCTCTCGGGAATGGATCCCTCGAGTCTCCCGGAACTCTCTACATCACTTCCAG gAAATTGATTTGGCTGAGTGACGTAGACATGGCGAAAGGTTACGCCGTCGATTTCTTATCGATATCGCTTCACGCAGTGTCTAGAGATCCAGAGGCTTATTCATCTCCTTGTATATATACTCAG ATTGaagttgaagatgatgaggatgaagaagatgagtCTGATACTCAATCCACCGGAGCTTTGGACTTGTCTAAGATCAGAGAGATGAGGCTTGTTCCTTCTGACTCTACCCATT TGGATACTCTGTTTGATGTGTTCTGTGAATGTGCTGAGCTCAATCCAGAACCAATTGAAC aagaagaagaagaaggcgaaCATAACTGGGTGTTTAGTGCTGATCAGATGGTTGTTGGTGGAGGGG CGGAAGAAGACGGCGAATGGCCAATATCTCAGAGCCCGACTAGTGTAATTGGTCTCTCCATTGGAGATGAAGGGGGTCTTGCTCAGCCTATGCTCGAG CTCCAGATCAATGATCAGAGGTTTGATGATGCTGAAGAGATGGTTCATGAAAGTGAGACCAAAGATCACTAA
- the LOC106347209 gene encoding chloride conductance regulatory protein ICln-like isoform X4 — MVVGLREFAHRTGNGSGTPVLDESNGEELMRVQPSVAVALGNGSLESPGTLYITSRKLIWLSDVDMAKGYAVDFLSISLHAVSRDPEAYSSPCIYTQIEVEDDEDEEDESDTQSTGALDLSKIREMRLVPSDSTHLDTLFDVFCECAELNPEPIEQEEEGEHNWVFSADQMVVGGGAEEDGEWPISQSPTSVIGLSIGDEGGLAQPMLELQINDQRFDDAEEMVHESETKDH; from the exons ATGGTGGTTGGTCTAAGAGAGTTCGCGCACAGAACCGGAAACGGCTCCGGAACACCGGTTCTGGACGAATCTAACGGTGAGGAACTTATGCGCGTGCAGCCCTCCGTGGCCGTCGCTCTCGGGAATGGATCCCTCGAGTCTCCCGGAACTCTCTACATCACTTCCAG gAAATTGATTTGGCTGAGTGACGTAGACATGGCGAAAGGTTACGCCGTCGATTTCTTATCGATATCGCTTCACGCAGTGTCTAGAGATCCAGAGGCTTATTCATCTCCTTGTATATATACTCAG ATTGaagttgaagatgatgaggatgaagaagatgagtCTGATACTCAATCCACCGGAGCTTTGGACTTGTCTAAGATCAGAGAGATGAGGCTTGTTCCTTCTGACTCTACCCATT TGGATACTCTGTTTGATGTGTTCTGTGAATGTGCTGAGCTCAATCCAGAACCAATTGAAC aagaagaagaaggcgaaCATAACTGGGTGTTTAGTGCTGATCAGATGGTTGTTGGTGGAGGGG CGGAAGAAGACGGCGAATGGCCAATATCTCAGAGCCCGACTAGTGTAATTGGTCTCTCCATTGGAGATGAAGGGGGTCTTGCTCAGCCTATGCTCGAG CTCCAGATCAATGATCAGAGGTTTGATGATGCTGAAGAGATGGTTCATGAAAGTGAGACCAAAGATCACTAA
- the LOC106347209 gene encoding chloride conductance regulatory protein ICln-like isoform X2: MVVGLREFAHRTGNGSGTPVLDESNGEELMRVQPSVAVALGNGSLESPGTLYITSRKLIWLSDVDMAKGYAVDFLSISLHAVSRDPEAYSSPCIYTQIEVEDDEDEEDESDTQSTGALDLSKIREMRLVPSDSTHLDTLFDVFCECAELNPEPIEQEEEEEGEHNWVFSADQMVVGGGAEEDGEWPISQSPTSVIGLSIGDEGGLAQPMLELQINDQRFDDAEEMVHESETKDH; the protein is encoded by the exons ATGGTGGTTGGTCTAAGAGAGTTCGCGCACAGAACCGGAAACGGCTCCGGAACACCGGTTCTGGACGAATCTAACGGTGAGGAACTTATGCGCGTGCAGCCCTCCGTGGCCGTCGCTCTCGGGAATGGATCCCTCGAGTCTCCCGGAACTCTCTACATCACTTCCAG gAAATTGATTTGGCTGAGTGACGTAGACATGGCGAAAGGTTACGCCGTCGATTTCTTATCGATATCGCTTCACGCAGTGTCTAGAGATCCAGAGGCTTATTCATCTCCTTGTATATATACTCAG ATTGaagttgaagatgatgaggatgaagaagatgagtCTGATACTCAATCCACCGGAGCTTTGGACTTGTCTAAGATCAGAGAGATGAGGCTTGTTCCTTCTGACTCTACCCATT TGGATACTCTGTTTGATGTGTTCTGTGAATGTGCTGAGCTCAATCCAGAACCAATTGAAC aagaagaagaagaagaaggcgaaCATAACTGGGTGTTTAGTGCTGATCAGATGGTTGTTGGTGGAGGGG CGGAAGAAGACGGCGAATGGCCAATATCTCAGAGCCCGACTAGTGTAATTGGTCTCTCCATTGGAGATGAAGGGGGTCTTGCTCAGCCTATGCTCGAG CTCCAGATCAATGATCAGAGGTTTGATGATGCTGAAGAGATGGTTCATGAAAGTGAGACCAAAGATCACTAA
- the LOC106351807 gene encoding uncharacterized protein LOC106351807: MAFWSAENATKAYLTTLKQDQRTKEPNVAEFISALAAGNNARKIVVACAGAANADIVVALIAAANQTRGQVVCVLRGIEELIISKKMLEPSEIHQIQFVVGESNDNTLINDHFGEADFVLVDCNLKNHQDIVRKIVNNHEENARTGGGSGVAVVVGYNAFSRGSWRFSDGRKTQFLPIGEGLLVTRVNDNGSYNQKTMKKNNGYHHHHDHVRKSNWVVKVDKCTGEEHVFRVRAPRGEAIIGA; encoded by the exons atggcTTTTTGGTCTGCTGAAAATGCTACTAAAGCCTACCTTACTACATTGAAACAG GATCAAAGAACAAAAGAACCAAACGTGGCTGAGTTCATATCGGCTCTAGCCGCCGGAAATAACGCAAGAAAGATCGTCGTGGCTTGTGCCGGTGCAGCAAATGCTGACATAGTCGTTGCCCTAATCGCTGCGGCTAATCAAACGCGCGGTCAAGTGGTATGCGTCTTACGTGGCATAGAAGAACTAATCATATCCAAGAAAATGTTGGAACCATCAGAGATTCATCAGATACAATTCGTGGTTGGAGAATCTAACGACAACACTCTAATTAATGATCATTTTGGAGAAGCAGATTTCGTTCTCGTCGATTGTAATCTCAAGAACCACCAAGATATTGTTAGAAAGATAGTTAATAACCATGAAGAAAACGCAAGAACCGGCGGTGGAAGCGGTGTGGCCGTTGTGGTGGGTTATAACGCGTTTTCGAGAGGATCTTGGAGATTTAGCGATGGGAGGAAAACGCAGTTTTTACCTATAGGTGAAGGGTTGCTGGTGACGAGGGTTAACGATAATGGTAGTTATAACCAGAAGACGATGAAAAAGAACAATGGTTATCATCATCACCATGACCACGTGAGAAAGAGTAACTGGGTGGTGAAAGTTGATAAGTGCACAGGAGAGGAGCATGTGTTTAGAGTTAGGGCTCCACGAGGAGAAGCCATTATTGGAgcttaa